The following proteins are encoded in a genomic region of Anomaloglossus baeobatrachus isolate aAnoBae1 chromosome 6, aAnoBae1.hap1, whole genome shotgun sequence:
- the NEUROD6 gene encoding neurogenic differentiation factor 6: MLTLPFDESVVMTESQLCRKYVRENEEPKSAKKVESCAKQIMSHGKNIKRTPEEETEQEEEEEDKEEEDENGLPRRRGPRKKKMTKVRIERIKIRRVEANARERGRMHGLNDALDNLRKVVPCYSKTQKLSKIETLRLAKNYIWALSEILRIGKRPDLLTFVQNLCKGLSQPTTNLVAGCLQLNARSFLMGQSGEAVHHARSPYTSIYPPYHSPELSTPPGHGNLDNSKTGKPYNYCSAYESFYESTSPECTSPQFEGPLSPPSMNYNGIFSLKQEEALDYGKNYNYGMHYCAVPGRGPLGQSSMFRLPTDSHFPYDFHLRSQSLAMQDELNAVFHN, translated from the coding sequence ATGTTAACGCTTCCATTTGATGAATCTGTTGTGATGACGGAGTCGCAGCTTTGTAGAAAGTATGTGCGGGAAAATGAGGAGCCAAAATCTGCAAAGAAAGTAGAAAGCTGTGCTAAACAGATAATGTCCCATGGGAAAAATATCAAAAGAACACCTGAAGAGGAAACAGagcaagaagaagaggaggaagacaaGGAAGAAGAGGATGAAAATGGATTACCAAGGAGGAGGGGGCCAAGGAAAAAAAAGATGACCAAGGTCAGGATAGAAAGGATTAAAATACGACGAGTAGAAGCCAAtgcaagagaaagagggagaatgcATGGCCTAAATGATGCCCTGGACAATTTACGGAAAGTTGTGCCCTGCTATTCTAAGACACAAAAACTGTCTAAAATAGAAACTTTGAGGCTGGCCAAAAACTATATCTGGGCTCTTTCTGAGATCCTGCGTATTGGGAAGCGACCAGATCTGCTCACCTTTGTGCAAAACCTATGCAAAGGTTTATCCCAGCCTACCACCAACTTGGTGGCTGGGTGCCTGCAGCTCAATGCCAGGAGTTTTCTCATGGGTCAGAGTGGCGAGGCAGTCCATCATGCAAGATCCCCATATACTTCTATTTACCCTCCATATCACAGCCCCGAGCTTAGCACCCCGCCAGGTCATGGGAACCTTGACAATTCCAAGACAGGAAAGCCGTACAATTACTGTAGTGCTTATGAATCTTTTTATGAAAGTACTTCTCCTGAGTGCACCAGTCCTCAGTTTGAAGGTCCCTTAAGCCCTCCCTCCATGAACTATAATGGGATATTTTCCCTGAAGCAAGAAGAGGCCTTGGACTATGGGAAAAATTACAATTATGGCATGCATTACTGTGCAGTGCCAGGCAGGGGTCCCCTCGGGCAGAGCTCTATGTTCAGGTTGCCTACAGACAGCCACTTCCCTTATGACTTCCATCTGCGCAGCCAGTCTCTCGCCATGCAAGATGAATTAAATGCAGTTTTTCATAATTAA